One genomic segment of Pristiophorus japonicus isolate sPriJap1 unplaced genomic scaffold, sPriJap1.hap1 HAP1_SCAFFOLD_29, whole genome shotgun sequence includes these proteins:
- the LOC139248096 gene encoding histone H1-like — MTDTAAAETAPPAAVAQTKAPSKKKKAALRSGPAGPKLGDQILKVVADGKDRRGTSLAAIKMALAAKGVDVEKRGFQIRSSIKKNVMNGSLKQIKGTGASGSFKIANTDPQGKVGKKVKKPAAKKSPAKKAAAKKSPVKKAAAKKSPAKKATAKKSPAKKAAAKKTSTKKALTAKKTAKGPAGKKGAAKKIKSPKKVKAAKKVENPRVKATPKSAKAKNSALQKKRQLLNI; from the coding sequence atgactgatactgcagccgccgaaacggctcctcctgccgccgtcgctcaaaccaaggctcccagcaagaagaagaAGGCGGCTCTCCGCTCCGGGCCAGCCGGTCCCAAGTTGGGCGAccagatcctcaaggttgtggccgatggcaaGGATCGCAGGGGAACgtccctggccgcgataaagatggctctggcggccaaaggcgtcGATGTGGAGAAGCGCGGCTTCCAGATCAGGTCCAGTATCAAGAAAAATGTGATGAATggctccctgaagcagatcaagggcacgggcgcTTCGGGCTCATTCAAAATCGCTAATACAGAtccccaggggaaagtgggaaagaaggtgaagaagccagcagccaagaaatctccagcaaagaaagcagcagccaagaaatctccagtaaagaaagcagcagccaagaaatctccagcaaagaaagcaacagccaagaaatctccagcaaagaaagcagcagccaagaaaacgagcaccaagaaggcgcTAACGGCAAAAAAGACAGCGAAAGGGCCGGCTGGGAAGAAGGGGGCGGCGAAGAAGATCAAGAGCCCCAAAAAAgtgaaggcggccaaaaaggtggaGAACCCGAGGGTCAAGGCCACGCCCAAATCAGCAAAGGCCAAGAATTCAGCGCTCCAAAAAAAAAGGCAACTTCTAAACATttaa